In Telopea speciosissima isolate NSW1024214 ecotype Mountain lineage chromosome 10, Tspe_v1, whole genome shotgun sequence, the DNA window ttcggtcaatcggttcaatctcatttttaaaccaaaattaaaccatttattaaacgatgTATATAGTAATCTTGCTCCTAAACATGGGGTGCCGTAGCAGGTAGAGCCACACTAATACAATGGTTGGGGACCTGGCAACAGTGGGAGAGAGATTTTTATGGTGGGGCAGGAACTACACAGAGGGTTTGACATTGAACCAATTTATAGAATCTCCTAGACATCAAATGGTCAAAATTGCAACATAAATCTTCCACATTGCAGAGCAAATGGACTAACTCATCGAAATCTCTTGGTCGCCAATCACAAAAACTCACCAGAAAggaacatggtttgaggtatcaataTCGGATTGCCTGATATGGGCAATCCATATCTGTATCATTAGCCACCGATACCATATCTGTGAAACTGTACAGACcaaaaaatagtaaacaaaaATCTGATTTCTTAAGAAAATCAGGGTAAACTTATCTGATACagaataccatgcactaaaagcATGGAAGGGAAGGCATATACAACTTAATTATTCAATACATACATCTAATAGCATATCTAAGGATCCATAGCCTATTTGGTTACTGCATCATCTCCTACAAAGTATTTTGGATCCCTCACAATGATACTTAAAAAcaaaccaacaacaacaataacaaactcagccttatctgaACTAAATGGGTTCAGCTACAAGGATCgttgcaaaaacaaaaaaaaatagaaaaaccaacagaaagtaagaggaatgaaaaCATGCAAAAATGAAGGATTGAGAGATTAAAGGAAAGAGGGACAGCCCAGGAAATGAGAAAAatcttaactaaatggggttggttacatggatccttgccctccaataggatTTTTCCAAGGTctggagctaaaagagctagaagTATGCCTAAAGTGACACTAGAAGAGGTTGTAAGGAATCATATACGTAGTATGGGtattgtaccaagtatgactaAAAACAAACCAATGAACTAATATTGTTCTCATATCCCATCAAGAAAAATATTAACATTCTTCAAAAATATCATTGCTGAGGTAGATTATAAAACCTTGTTCCCAGCTAAAATGCACTGCTGATCTACCACACACCATTAATCCATGAATCCCACTTATGCTCCCTCCAACTAGAGCAGAGTTCGAAATATAAAATATTCACCCAACCCCaaccaaccccctccccccttctttttaaaTAGTCCATGAAATAACATCTGAAAAGATCAATGTTAGAGTTGCAGGCTGATACAGTTGGTTCCTTCATGTCCAGGAAAACTATCATCCAGACACACCATTAATCCAGAAATTCATAATAACTTCAACCCTGTCCCCCAGAGAGAGGACAGTTTGATTAAAAAATTCTCAGATGAATTTTTTGAGAATTTTTTAGAACTTCCTGTATTTTGTATTTCTTCCTCTTATAGATTGCAGCTTTTCAAAATAGGACTTACGCAATTTTTCAAACTTCAAAAACAGTATCATGCTTCTTCAAAAGAAACTCCCACCtttatttatgtaatttattTACCTTTAGGATTTTcaatcaaataaaagatgagaACAATCTTCACCCGGCTCTtccttgaaaataaaaattcctaagAACGGAGAATTGATGGAGATCCCTTAAAGGTATGGATCTTGttattcaaattcaattatCCAAAGAACAACTTCTAGCCAATTTAGTTGTGTCTAACCATCAGTCCTAAGGAAAGTTGAAAGCTACGTGGATCAATTGGAGCAGTTAACTCCAATTGAACAAACTATTCAATTTctcccaaaaatatatatatatatatatatatatatatatatatatatatatattactctGGTTAGAAAGATAATCTTCCTTGGATTGGCTCACATCCTATGCTTCTAGTAGTTCCACATACAGAGGCCCGGCTCCAGTAGGAATAAAATCCTGCTTGTGTAATCTGCAGGCCATACTTGATGCAGCAAGCCTGAAGCAGATAGTAAAAAGTGGGAAGGGAAAAAATCCCTAGTTCAACCCCTGTTTTGATTGTGTTTTAGTCCCTCTCCAGCAGTAAAAGGAGTCAACAGCAACAACATAGCAGCCTAGTGTTACTTTGGTTTTGCAATTTAGTTTATATTTATGTTAGTAAGGTTCTAGAAGTTAAATTGCAGGTCTGTTCTACTAATTTCCAGTTGTTTCTAgactagtttctaattctggtcTGAGTAGGTTTTGGAAAGTATGTACTTGCTACCCAATCAACCAAAGACTGATATCCCTGCCCCACGAATAGGGTTTGACCTCTCAGCTGTAAACAAAAGTTTTGATCAATGAAATTCTGCTGCAGCTGCCAGTTAATTCAGCGCAAATAAAGGAGAAGATTCTCAAGTCTGAGGGAGGATTCCCCAGACCTTTCGAAGGAATTTCTGATCTCCATTGTTGCTGCTAATCAAGCACTATTGTTTCAACTACAGACCCTGCAGAACTCTcagaattgaaaattgaaatccatCAATAAGTCAGTATTTTTCAGCAACCTCTCCCTGCAGATGCTctgtttttaagttatttttctGCAACCTGCACCTGACTCCAAACTTCATCCCCATAACCTACATACCAAACCCTGATAAACCCCtcaacaaaaccctaattccaacCCAAGTTTCATATTCTATTTTATCCCTTCCCTTGTTCTGGCCGCAGACTAATTCCAGCCCATTCGCTTCGCTTTGTAAACCACGAATTTCCTTCTACTAACCAGACCACTCCAACTCTCTTTCATTCCTGATCTCTTAACCAAACTTCACTTTGCAGTTTTCCATCACTCTCACTTGCTGAGAGCAGGCATTTCTTTCTAGAATCTAGACTTTAATACATAATCCTCAGCAGCCCACTCCCTTCTGCCCTAATTTAGCCCCTAAGCATTAAAccttatctctctctttatcaTGGATGTAATCTCAGTTATTACTCACTTTTATACAGTTGACAACTGTTCTCAGTTTCTGTAGTCTGATTCCATCAAGCTGCCGATTCTGATCTCAAACTTCAGTCAATGTCTTAGGGCTATCTAGCCATTGAATGGTCCTCATCTTTGAGTGTTTCTTCACCCCTATTAGGCCCACCTGCAAGGATTTAAAGATCATGAAACAAGAGCAACCCAAGGTGGTAATGCCTTGGCTTGGGGGGTGGTGAAGCCATATTATTCCTTTCATTCTGTCTTCTTTTCtattctgttttcttcttcaattccagCAACAACCATTCTTGCATGGTGACCATTGAAGGTGATCTAAAGTTTAATTCAGTGGTTGATTCTGTATTTATTTGAGTCTTATCATTGATGTAATCTCAGTCAGTACTCACTTTTACTCTGTTCAAACCTGTTATCAGTTACGATAGTCTGTAATTCTATCAGGCTCCCAATTCTGGTCTCAAACTTCAGTCATTGTTTTAGGGCTATCTAGCCATCGGATGAACCTCATCTTTGAGTCTCACCCCTAttagcgccccccccccccaaaccagGATTTGGAGATCATCTGACATCCAGATTAGTAGTTATCTCAGTTTAAATCTAATTCTATCTTTGTGAGTTTTCTAATCAGCAGAATCTACTTAAGAAGACTCATGGAAGATATAGGGAGGGCatgaaggatctccatatggtctttatagacctagaaaaagcctacgaTAGAGTTCCTAAAGAGCTAATCTGGAATATCCTAGAGAAGAGGAGTGTCATGTAAATACGTAGACgttattaaagatatgtatgatgatgTGGTGACTAGCATTAGAACGGCAGGGGGCCAAGGAAGTGAATTCCCAATCTCAATTGGGTTGCaccagggatcagccttaagcccttatttgttcaagcttatcatggacgactaAACCAAaggcatacaagatgaggtcccatggtgtattaCCTTGGCAGATGATATGGTattggtagatgagacaaaagtagggattgacgccaaagtggaactatggagatcaaccttggaatcaaggTCTGAAGATAAGTAAAACTAAGACCGATTATATGGTGCATAACTTCAGCAACTCTAAGATGAAcaatgaggtggtgaatattgcTGAGAGGGAAATCCCACAAAGTGATCactttagatatctgggatTAATTGTAAATAAGGAGAACAACATAGACGATGACGTTACGCAGAGTATTAagatagggtggatgaagttgAGAGGTGTGTCCAGAGTTCTATGTGATCGgcgtatccctttaaagcttaaaggaaaattctataggactgtcattagaccacggtgcggaatgttgggcagtgaagATAAACTCGGTgttgcaaagatgaggatgttgagattgatgtgtgggaaaactaggaaggataaatgaatgaccatattagagctgggttgGGTGTAGCTCCGATCCATGACAAATttagagagtcgtttgaggtggtttggccatgttcaacgaagaCCTCTGGATGTCCCAATTTGGAGGAGTGACCTAATTCAGATTGAGGGAACTAAAAGGGGCAAACCTAAGATAACCATTGGAGAAGTGGtcaagaaagacatgcttagcttaggcttTGTTCCtagtatgacttcaaatagagatgattggagagcaaagatcAATGTggtcaaccccatttagttggagcATGATGTTGTGATGTTGATGTTGTTTTTTATAATCCTTTATTGAGGCCTAGagtagaatgttgggcagttaagaaccAGTACATAGCTGAAAAGGgtcgatgccctagagtttgtgtcgATGTTGAATGCCACTTCCCTTTACTTCTATACATattacatagttgtcaaggtgtcgcctaggcggaTGCCTTGGGCGTCTATGTAGGCGCCGAGGTCGCCTAGTTGatgtcaccttgattttggaccctctccaacgccttgggtcgcctagacgccgtgacaactatgcttctaTATTCTTAATAGTTTGTCTCttcttggatccatgtagccgacccccattaagttgggataagacttgAATAgtcattgttgttgttgaattACATAATCAAGTAACTGCAAAATTGCATAATCACAGTATTACAAGATCAGTGAATCACATCATCACATCTCAGAGAGAGGATGGGCGAGAGAGAAGGTTTCAGGGAGGGGTATCAAGATGCCATCAGATGGAGCAAACCAAGCATCTGAAAGAAACTTACCTGTTCATAGCAGAGGTGTCAGCAGCACGATGGCATTGGCATCAAGTTCGTCCATCTGCTTCGAAATCTTTCTCTTCGTCTTCGATCTcttatgtttgtgtttttttttttcaaaaaaaaaatgtatgataAAGTGCATGACAGTGTATCAAAATAATGTATACAATCCAATCAAAATGCTAGAAAGGGtaccaattttattttttaatacacGTTCATGATTCTATACATGACAGTGTGTATAGACAATTTACAAAGTCCAATGAAAACGATAGAAAAAGCATcaaatttatataattttttaaaaaaagaagcatGCATAAAAAAGGCGTTCACACCAGCAGGGGTAGAAAAACCAACTCGACACCATGGTGGCACCTAGGCgacgtcttgacaactatgctcccaAACTTGGTATATCAGTCCTTGGCATCAGAACCGACCAGTACTAACCGAAAAACCTCACCCTTTTCCATGACCTGGTCACCGTTGCTGTTCTATCCGAGATCCACAACTTATCCAATTGCACCCTTCTGTTGTCATTGAATTTCCATAAAATTTTGGGGTTTAGTTTGACAAACCAGAAGGTCTACTCAACCTGAATTTCACCCATTCtgatctctggtttgagagttgCAAAAAACTATCATATGCCCTAGATAAACCTAATTGATTTACCCGGATTCAGACCTCTAGTCCTTTGCAATCTATACCTAAATCCTAAATTATTGTGAGTGTTTTCTGGGCTGTGCTCCAATATTCCCCATCAAAAGCCCTACCACTAACCTCCTTTTTCATCTCCCAAATCGCTACTAAGGCAACTTCCAAAATGAGACGATGTCCACCAAAACAATGGCGTCTAACTTCAGTTTGGCTCAGGTCTCCTCATTATGAGTGTTATCTTATAGATAATGATCAATTTTACTTAACAAAGAGTACAATAAAGAAAAGGCAACAAGGACTGTGAAGTATCCAACAAAACAAGCATCAATGGTACACTATAAATCTCACACGAATCATACCTAGCACCCTCCCTTGGCTGACTCATCAAACTCCAAGTGAATCACTAAAGCCAGACCCACCAAAAGCAATGCAAACTCAACAGATGATATTTATTTTCTGACTAAAGTTCAACTCTTCAACAAGACTCCCTGACAATCATAATATCATTCAAAATTCTTTACACCTGAATATAACTTTCTAGTGCTTCTAGCAAAATTTCCCCATGTGTTAAAAGTGATCAGCCTAATTTTACATTAAAAAGAACAAAGTAAGAACAAAGACAGCAGTTTGCCATTGCTCCATGGTCAACAACTGCAAGTGTCCACATGAATCAACATCAGATACTAAGATAGGTTAGTCTCACATGACTCGTATCCTTTCTTGACACAGAATCAGGCAAAACTGAGCTCTTTGAATTGAGAAAAACCTTCAATCAGGCAGAGTCGTCCACAAACCAAATAAGTAGTTGACTACGAGAAAGTTGAGGAACATAGCCACTGACTTGCAAAGAGGGAGTCTTAGTAGCACTAGGAGAACTAAAACAACGTCTAGAATCAATAAGGATACAAAACAACTAGAACACATTAGGCctagaaatttagggttttggcaaAGTTGAATTAGAATTTTCAAGGCTAGAAGGTTTTTGTAATAAAGGTTCTGAAAACATATAGTATGAGAAATCCACCGCTAGGGGTTTTGATGGTGCATGAATGGATAAAGTTAGGATTGATGAGAGAAGGCTGTAACTGAGATCTGGTGGTAGATTTATTACGTTATATAGATTTAGCAGTAAAAAATGCTGGTTGTACTGTTCATGCCTACTGTTCACAATACCCCCAATAacacccatctctctcttctcctattCCCCATTTCTCCTTTATCTACAACTTCAACTTTAAAGGCCAATTCCGTAGCACAGATTAACTCAACAGGCTGGTTCTGGTTGATTTTCTCCATTAACTCTTGTCCAGTGATGTATTTATTTCTGCTCCTGCACATCTATTAATTGAACTATTCCAGTTTAATAATCTGATCCTAACAGTAAATCAATTGGTTTTtctttatgcctaatatcagaGTTTTCTCGTGGGTAAATTGTTGTTCATCTCTTCTGTTTCtggtttctcttttctctctcatatcaatcatagttgtcaaggagacgcctaggcgtccaggcacctttctctcgccttggtcgcctaggcgatgccttgccGCCTTGTTTTTTACCCCTTCGGTCACCTTGGTTCAcctaggcgccttgacaactatgatgtcaATTCGGTCCTACTTCTCCGTTTCCTTGATAGAATTGCTCCTAATTTTCTAATTCTGttcattttctcctttttctttgctAATTCTGATTCTAGGTTATATATCAGATTTTCCCTTGTTCTTTAAAGTGTCTCTTCATATCATGTAAGCTAATACTCCCCTCGGAGTcagtcatgagttcaactctccttgggacATACCTATTAAGGAAAACAGGactgaaataataaaattaataactaCGAATCCAGCCTATGGACAACTAATCACAATCAAACAAGGgggaaaaacaaaacagaactACATAATAGATAACGAGTTAAGATTCATAGATAGACAATGATTTCTGGAAAATCTAGAAAATCCAGAACTGCAGGCTACCGAAAGCTTCAGGTTCTGGTCCTTTCTGCTTCTTCCTATGATACTGCTTAATTTCTGCATCATCCATGTAAACATTGGTTTGCAGCCTCAGCTCCCATCAAGGATCCAGACACACGTCAGAACAGATTGAATAATCACACTAAGAGGAATACCGAACCACAGCATTAGGACCATCAAGCAACACAAGGTCCCATGCCACTGGTACTTCTGTAAGAAATACTGCACCTGACATTTCAAAATAATTGAAGTCAGAAGACATATGTCaggattcttttcttctcatctccAAACCCTTGGATAATTCAAAAGGTTCAACTCAGCCCAAAGCAGGCATCATAACCTTGGCTATTATGCTTACAGCTCATCAAGCAATAAAGGAGAATCTACAAAATGTAGAAGCTTTCAAAATAATAGATTTAGGGGTTCTAAGGTTAGGgcttgaaattaaagcaaaagaaGTCTTCTTTCCCTGACAATTACAGAAAAGAGGAATTCCGCTTCCTGATCTGAGAAGACATTTCAGCAAAGCAGAAGTTTCAGAAAGTAAAAGAACAACGGGGTCACTAGGTTTGGACATCATGTGCTATATAAGGTGGTTTAAAGGAGAGAAGAATATGATCTCTCAAACAAATCTTTGTCTGGTTGATTGGGTGCTTGGGAGCTACGGTTTGGATGACAGAAAACTAGAAGTTCGTTATAGTCGGACATGACAAAGGTATCAGCAACAAAACTTTTGCAGTAGAATTGcaaatttaatgaaaaaaaCAGGAACAgcggagaagaaaaaaagagacgAATAAACACAAATCTTCTAGGGTTCATACATGGAGACAGAAAGCGTCATACCCACAGGGTATGAAAGAACTCTCACACATGTTAGCTAGGGCTATCGACAGGCCAAATATTTTCCAGATCTGATCCAATCTATATCTAATTCGATTATTTAGGATACATATATTTCTATATTTGATTCAATAACTATTCACATTAGTATTTCAACACTTAATCTataaatataattataattaaaaatTGACCCAATACATTTAATCTATAGAAAATATGATGTTCTATGCATAGAAGCTATATAAATTTATATAAATTATGTATATATCTAGTTTTAGAGGGTGAGcattggtgcaatggtaaggttgctccattgtgaccaagtagtcacagattcgagtttggaaacagcctctctgcaaaagcaggggtaaggctgcatacattatgaggGAGCcacgtgcactgggtacaccctttttatgTATATCTCTAgttttaagtaaaaaaaaacGATACCATAAGTGAGATTTACCTCACATAAGCATGAATATGTATTTTTCTGCACTTCAAAGAGGATATCCAATATCTGGACCAATATTCAAATCTTAAAAAGGATATGAACCATTCAGCCTTGTGAACATGAATGCTTGCTTCCTCACGCTCACACATAGCAAGAAAGACGTACAAatcaacaaagtcacccaacaAGATAAATTTATTTACAATCATTAATTAAGAAATAGGCAGCATTTACTCAGAAATTGAAGGTGGAAATACGCAAAAGCCAGCCTCAATAATCGAATGAGGATCAAACAActacaaaaagaagaaacaacacGTAGGAAGCAACAAAGAGAAAAGCAAAGGACTCATCATCCTCCtcataagtaaaaaaaaagcttttcatCCTATTTAGGACCCATGTGAAATCCAAGTAAAGAATCACATTCCACACGCAGGCAACACCTCAAACATATGCTTCCGCAGAAACCGGAGGAAATGTCCCTGAGCTGCCTGAATTAATCTTTTAAGATAGATGATGGGAAATTTTACTCAATTCACATCTTTTCTCAAAGTAGGAAGAAGTAGGTAATTCATTGCATACAGGTCAAAGCACCAAGAACCCAAATTGCAGAATGTGTACAAAGATATTACAAACATAAAGTAGGaattatttcaatttctttcttgcACCGATTCCTATATAAATCTCAATGTATACATGATTTCATGATCCTCCATCAGCTCTAAACAAAATGTCTCTCACATAATATTTCAAAAGACTGCAAACCAAATTGCTTCAAGCTACTACCCCAATAAAACACAAAGTAGAAATGATTAGTGAAACCATCATACGAAATAACACACTTCAGAATGGCGCAACTAATATACAGAGAAGTCATAGATATTAGAATCCGGATAACCCTAAATTCATATTAATCCTATTCATGTATCATATCCACAGAAGTCCCCTCTCGCATAAAAAGTGATTTGGTGGGGGAAGAACAAGAAACTATTGAACCATTAAAAGTATTATTACATACTATCAGAGAAATCCCTATAGCTGATTAACCTGAATAAGAAGACATCTTCGACTCACAGATAAACGTCACATTCTCTAGATCCACCGGACAACGACCCAACCCGAGAATTGGATGAAAATGAGACCCTGACGTTTCTACAGAGAACAGACATCCAATGCCTCCTAGTCCTCCACAGCCCGGATTTAAACCTAACCCAAGTCACCAGCCTCACATTGAAGCTCACAGCCCCTTGGCTCCGATCCGCTGCAATGGAGCTAGCAACGTAGTCGTTAACATACGTCGACGCGGCCGCGAACTTCGCCTGCACTGTGGTCTGGTTCCTCTTCCCCTGATAGAACGGTGGCAGCGACGTCTCGGCGAGTTGTGCGCGTCCGTAGAACACGTAACCGTCGAAGCTGTCGTAAAAAACGATCAACTTCTTGTTAGGGTTTCGAACAGTGAAGGCCAGATCCCAATTGGCGGTTAGGTCAGATGAGGAGACGTTGAAGGAGGAAACGGAGGCTGAGTCGAGTTGGAACTCGGGAACACGAGGGCGGAGGACGAGCCAGGTGATGAAGGTGATGCAACCAATGATGACAACCAAAGCTATGGCTATGATTATCAAACGGCGGAGGAAAGTGGCGCGTCGACGCTGCTGGTCGTAGCCATAAGAGGATGGATTGTAGTATGGGCCTGGCCCTGGCGGTGGAGCTGCGTATGGGTAAGCTGTGCCTGCGTTGGTGTTTGGGTAACCGCCGGTGGAGTGATAGCTTGACGCCGCCGCCGGTGGATACCCCGCCGGATACCCCGTCACAGGTTTCGATTGGGTCTCCGCTGTTGACGTCATTAGTCCCAGAGATAAATTGAAACTTGAGCGAAACGAAGAGTTTtccagagagagtgagagtgagTGATATGTGTATTCCGATATCCCCCAGTCTTTGTATGAATTATAAAGATTATGGAAGCGCGTTATCGTTACGATCGACGTCACGTCAGACTGTTCGCTTCACACGTGGCTATTAAACACCGCCTGAACTGAATGGTCGGACCGGATGTTCAAATCAAGGGTCAGAGTGTCACTAGACACTAGCCTTCTGATTCCATCTTTGCGGTCAAAATTTCCGATTCTAATGTAATGGACATTAGTGGTTAAACAGTATAATTAAACCACATCAAGGAAACTTCTAACGCCACAGGGAAAACTTTTCTCGAGTAGTATACACGTAAACGTGTTTCGTGTAATAGAAGATATTTTGTGATTCTCATGTACGTTCTATTACTTACTGCTCAACAACCAGGAAATTTTATAAAGAGGCTTTTAATTACAAAGATAACCTTAGAGAAAATGAACTCTATGACGGGAAtgtatcaggagggtattttggaacataccaaaactCTAGAAGAGGTTTGTGAACCGTTCTCAATAGGTGGAGAAAAATTTTGTCCTATTATCATATTACAGTAGTGAAGCATCATCATACATCACTTGGCATAGTAACACCTAAAAGACCCATAATCTTATGGCTCTCCATCTCATCGAGATATCCAATGGTGGGGAAGTCAAATTCGTATACCTTCAGATGACATTGAGCTTACCTACGAATTAATTTGATCTATGGAGAAATAGTTTTCTATCCCAAGTGTGGCCTACATCAGCACTCCCATagtcccatgtgtctatctctcttctcctcaaaataatagggcaaaaatgtcttttcatatgaagaggacagagagagatagactcatagaaGTCAAACCGGGCAGCATGCAGCACCTGGGATTGACAGGACACTTTTACCGCCTTATCCCTACTCAGGCAAGGCattgggcagggggtaaggcggtcaaagcgcCCTGTCAATCCCAAGCGCTGCACACTATTGCACGCTAcccggattgacaggatctttttccaTTAGCATAAGCATCACTTCCTGACAGAGtactttttccccctttttttttttgcccttctcATGACCTAACATTAAATGGAATGGAAAGTAATTGGAATGTGCAATAATTTGAAGAAACAGAGGGAGTGATACTGTGGTTGCCCTCTGTATGACCTTGGGAGCATATTCGATcttgctcttttctttttggctataagaatcttctttttctttttttatatttctccATGTGGCTTTATGCAGAGGGTTGAGCTGGGATTCCATTCTTTTTAGAGTGTCATtcttaaaagaagaaaagcacAGCATTTATTCATTACCTATTGGCTGTTTC includes these proteins:
- the LOC122642169 gene encoding NDR1/HIN1-like protein 10 encodes the protein MTSTAETQSKPVTGYPAGYPPAAASSYHSTGGYPNTNAGTAYPYAAPPPGPGPYYNPSSYGYDQQRRRATFLRRLIIIAIALVVIIGCITFITWLVLRPRVPEFQLDSASVSSFNVSSSDLTANWDLAFTVRNPNKKLIVFYDSFDGYVFYGRAQLAETSLPPFYQGKRNQTTVQAKFAAASTYVNDYVASSIAADRSQGAVSFNVRLVTWVRFKSGLWRTRRHWMSVLCRNVRVSFSSNSRVGSLSGGSRECDVYL